Sequence from the Rhodococcus pseudokoreensis genome:
GACCGGTCCAGCAGCCAGCCGATTCGCTTGGGGGTCGCAAAGGCGACGGCGCTGTCGAGGAACCGCAGCGATGGCTGTGCCTCGGCCACCTTCTTCTCGATACGAAGTAGGTCCTTCACGGATCGCGCCCAGACGATGAACATAAAGTTCGATTCACCCGTGGTCGAGAAGCATCCGCGCATCTCGGGGATGGATTGAAGCAGACCTGCGGTTTCACTGGCGTGGTCGGGGCGCACCCGGCAGAACCAGGTGCAGCTGATCGGCCAGCGGGAACTTTCCTGCGATATCTCGCAGCGAAACTTCATGATCCGGGACCCGGCCAGCCGGGCGAATTGACGCCGCACGGTAGCCGGATTGCGTCGGGTCAACCGGGCCAGTTCGGCAAAGCCGAGTCGGCCATCGTGAGCGAGAGGGTCGATCAGCGCAGTGTCCACGGCACTGACCGAGGTCGGGACGGTTGGCGCGGGCGGCTCGATCCGGCCCACGGCCAGTGCCTGGCCCCGGCTGAGCGCGTCCAGTCGCCAGTCGCTCGCCTCCAGATGGATGTCGGTGACCAGGCTCGTGCGGTGCCTCGCACCATGGACGGCCGGCATCAGATTCGCACCGACATGCTCTGACAGCCAGGCGATCTCACCGGCGGGCAGCTACCACCAGGCCTAAGACGGAACCGAACCGTGAGCACCCGTCACCGGCCCACACCTTCCCGAACCAGCAGGGAAGCGTCCCGACATGACCACCACCTCCACCGCCCGACGCGACATCGCCGTCGTCGGGGAATCCCTCATCGACATCACACTCAATGCTGACGGCAACTGCCGCGAACGTGTCGGCGGCAACCCCGCCGCCCTCGCGCGGAGCCTCGGCCGGCTCGGAATAGTCACCACGCTGCTGACCACATTCGGCGCCGACCCTCACGGCCGCACCATCAACCACGAACTCACCCGGTGCGGCGTCCGGATAGTCCAGGCCGGCCATCGCGCCACCCGCACCTCGACAGTGACCGCCCACCCCGACCGACCGGGCGCCCCCACCGTCGACCTTTGCTGGGAACTCGTCCACACCGACGTCCCCTCGTGTGGTCACCTGCACGTCGGCTCCATCGCCGTCGTCCGAGCACCCGGCGCCGATGACGTGGCACGACTCGTCTCGCGGCAGACCCCGGACACGACCATCAGCTACGACGTCAATGTCAGGCCCTCAGCGATGGGCCCCCGGCACATCTCGATCGCACGAATCGACGAGATGATCTCCAGGAGCGATGTCGTCAAGCTGAGCGATGCGGATCTGGCCTGGCTACGGCCAGGCGAGCGCCACGGTGATGCGATCCGGTGGTTGATGTCTCGGGGCCCGGCGATCGTGGTCGTCACCCACGGCTCTGCCGGAGCCACGGGCTACACCAGGAGCGGGTCCGTGCGTGTTCGAGGCCATCGCGTCGACGTGGCCCACGGCGATGAGATAGTGGGGCGAAACCGACGACCGTCCTGGTTCCCTCGCGATCGCCCGAAGGATTGCGAGTTCGTGCACTGCCTGGTCAACGTGACTACCAGGTCTCGCGGGCTGCAGCAGGACCGCACCGCGGTGGTCAGGCCGGCCAGGCCTCGAACAGGGGCCTATTCGAACGTTTCGAAAGGTGTTACGCTTTGTTCGGAAAGAAGGAGGCGTGATGACCGCGCAGGCTCTTGATCAGCAGACATACCTTCCTCACGAGGGTGGGGAGTTGGCCAAGGTATACAGCTTCCTCGATGCACACGAACAGCGCAGCGGCGGCACGATGCAGCCGCGGTATCTGCTGGTCGGTGCGAACGAACACGACCAGGTCGAGCTTCCTGCTGACGTGCACGCCGCCCTCAAGCAGGTGGTTACGGCACTCCAGGCGGGACGGGCGGTCACGATCGCGCCACGCACGACATTGCTCACCACGCAGCAAGCCGCGGATGTACTCGGTGTCAGCCGACCGACGGTGCGACGGCTGATCGATGCGGGAGACCTGCCGGCGGAGAAGGTCGGCAATCGCCACCGTCTGTTGCTCAGCGATGTCCTGGCGTACCAGCAGCAGCGCCGGACACGCCAATACGAGATGCTCGCGGACACCGGGGTCGAAATCTCGGACGAGAATGATCCGGCCGAGGTGGCCCGGCAACTGAAGTCGGCGCGCAAGGCGATCGCCGAGCGTCGCCGGGCCCGAAGCGCAGACCGGTAGAACTGCCTGCCGATACACTGCGGCGATGTTCGCGGTAGTCCTCGATACGTGTGTGCTCTGGCCGAGCCTGGAGCGTGATTTCCTGCTGTCTATGGCCGCCGAGGGTCTGTACCGGCCGCTGTGGTCGCAGGTGATTCTCGATGAACTCGAGTATCACGAGGCCCGCAAGCAACACGAGCGCGGCGCGTCACGTGCGGACGCCGAGGCAGCCGCGCTTAGACTGGTCACGACGATGCGTAATGCGTTCGATGACGCACTGGTCACCGAATGGGAAGGCCTCGACGGAACATTCGGGTTGCCAGACCCCGACGACGAGCATGTCGTCGCCGCTGCTCTGGTGGGTGGTGCCGGTGCGATCGTCACGGAGAACCGGAAGGACTTCCCTTCGGACCGTGTACCGCGACATATCCAGGTGCTGTCCGCGGCACAGTTCGCCGCGGACACCGTGTCGGTATCACCTGCTGCTGCTCGGCGGGCGATCGAGGAATTGGCGGACCGCTACAACAGACCACCGATGTCCGTTGAACAAATACTGGACGTGCTGGTCTCCCGCTACGGCATGAACGAAGCGGTGGAGCTGCTACGCGATCGAATGTAATCACGATCTTGCGACAGCCGCGGGCGTGGTGTCTGAGGTGATGAATGTCTATGCATAGGCGGTCGAGATCGATGTATAGGAACGAGCAGGGTGGAAGGTCCCTATGAAGATAACGACGTTGAGGTTGAGCAACTTTCAGTCGTTCGGGCCGGCGCCGACGACGATCGATCTAGCGGATCTTACGTATGTGCTCGGCCCGAACGGGGCAGGGAAGACTGCGGTACTCGAGGCGCTATCACGGCTGTTCAGCCCGGTTGCTCCGCAACGCACGATCCGTCTGAGCGATTTCCACGTTCCGGGCGTCCGCAGCATTGCCGAGAGCCAGGACGAGGCTCCCGTGTTGTGGATCGAGGTCGATCTCGAGTTCCCCGAAGCAGATACGGACGGCCAGCACGCGTCCGTCCCGCCCCATTTCTCGCACATGGCGATCGACACCGAGGACGGGGTCCCGCGAATCCGGGTCCGGCTGACCGCGGTGCTCGCTCCCGACGACGTCATCGACGAGAAGATCGAATACGTCCTGCACGCCGACGAATTCGGTGAACCGGACACCAGGGCGGCCATGTCCCGGTACGACCGCAGCCACATCGAGGTCCACTATCTTCATGCACGCCGAGACCCGACCGACCACATCTCCTACACGACCACGTCACTGATAGGGCGGACGTTGCGCGCGGTGGACTGGACGGCGGAGCGGGCCACCTTGACCGATCTCACCGGGCAGATCACGAGAGCGCTGACGACGAACAGTGCGGTGGCGAGCGTGGGCGTCCATCTCACTCAGCAATGGCAGGGTCTGCACACGGGTGCGTTCTTCGCTGACCCCTCGATCGCGTTCGGGCGAGGGGAGTTGGACGGGGTGCTGCGGCAGCTGACCGTGACCTTCGCACCCTCGCACGATGGTGCGCACTTGCCGTTCGAACGGCTCAGCGACGGCCAGAAGTCGTTGCTGTACATCTCGCTCGTGCTGTCCTGGCAAGCCCTGGCCAGACGGGTTCTCGCAGGTGAGGAAACCTCCCTAGACCCGGACAAGTTGCGGCCGCCCGTGCACACTGTGATCGCGCTGGAGGAACCGGAGAACAGCCTCGCACCCCAATACCTGGGAAGGATCATCCGGCAACTGCGCGCCGCCTGCGGCGAAGGCGACGTACAGGCACTCGTCGCGACCCACGCGCCGACGATGCTGCGCCGCGTGGATCCGGAGACGATCTGCTTCCTGCGCCTCGACCAAAATCGTCAGACCGTGGTGCACCGCATCGAGCTGCCCGCCGACGACGAAGACGCGGCGAAATATGTGCGAGAAGCCGTGGAAGCCTATCCCGAGCTGTACTTCTCGCGGCTGGTGGTGCTGGGCGAAGGCGCCAGCGAGCATGTTGTGCTCCCGCGCGTGCTCGCCGCGGCAGGAATCGCTGAAGACGATGCCTCGGTATCGGTCGTGCCTCTCGGCGGTCGGCACGTCAATCACTTCTGGCGCCTACTCAACGAGCTGCAGATCCCGCACGTGACCCTGTTGGACCTGGACAGCGGTCGGTACCAGGGCGGCTGGGGTCGCATACGCAACGCACTCAATCAGGTCAATAAGGTTCACCCCGATAGCTATACGAAGGCTCAGGTCGACGCTCTCCCGAAGTGGGACGACGACGTCGACTACCCCATGGTGCACGACCCGAACTTCGGCGGCGGTGGTCCGGTGTTGTCGTTGGAACGGCGGGGAGTGTTCTTCTCGAACCCGGTCGACCTGGATCTGCTGATGCTCGACGCATTCCCCGATGCGTACGGCGTGAACCCCCTCGAACCGGACGACGAGACGATCGTGGCCGTCCTCGGCAAAGCACACTCCCATGAAGAACGCCTCGGCAAGGACGTGCTTGCCCTGTTCGACGACTACCACGCCAAGTTCGACCTGAAGAGCAAGCCCGCCACCCACCTCGCCGCACTCTCGACCCTGGAAGACAAGGAGCTCATGGACGGTCTCCCGGACGTCCTGTCCCGGCTCATCGACCACCTGCGGGCGATGCTGGCGGAGCTACCGGAATGATCCGGGCAGAAGATTGGGCCCCGATCGACGGTCTGGTCCTCGAACCCAACGCGCTCATAGCGGCCACCACGCTCGAAGGGAACGTCGTCGTCGCGGCCGGCCCCGGAGCAGGCAAGACATCTGCTGATACGCCAGGGCACGGTTCGGTAGCCCGGTCAATGAATCGTGCAGGCTCAGATGCCGCAGCGCCTGCTCTGCCTCGATGCGCCGGATCGCCGCGGCCAGTACGGCGGCCACCGAGCGCAGGAACATCACCTCCCGGTCGGAGTAGTCGCGGGGGCGGGCACTGTGTGCGGTGAGCACTCCCCACACCGTCTCGGCGCCGATGGGAACGCAGACCCCGCTCCGTAGCCCCCGGGAATTCATGGCTTCGGTGGAGAACCGGTGCTCGCCGTACCGGTCGGGGCAGATGATGATCTGATCGGTGGCGGCCGCGTATCCGGGCTGGGAATCGGTACCGGGGGCGAAGGTGTCCGGGACGGGTGGTTGACCGCGGTAGGCGAGCACCCGCAACACCGCGCCCGGCTCCTCGGCCCGGGCGACCGAGGCGCAGTTGACTCCGACCAACGCGGCGGCTGCGTCCGCCGCGGCGACGAGGACGTGGTCGAGGTCGCCGTCGACGGCGAGCTGACTCAGGTCGGCGAGGGCGCGTTGTTCGCGGACCCGATACGCGGCCGCCTCCAACGCGGTGTGCAGGCGCTGTTCGTGCTCCTGGGCGGTGCGCAGGTCCTGGGCGATGCAGGCGATCACCGCAGGGCGATGGTCCTCGGTGCGCTCGATCACGTAGGTGGACAAGGTCACCGGGATTGGTTCACCGGTCAGGAAGTGCCGGAACTCCGACCGGCCCTCCCATCGGCCCTGTTCGAGCAGGGCTGATTCCATCTCGGGGGCCTGGACGAATCCGACGTCGGTGAAGAATTCCGGCGCCCCGGGCGGCGACGGCGGCCTCGTCGGTCAGTCCCATCAGCTGCATCCCGGCGGGGTTGAGGTAGCGCAGGCGTCCGGTGTCGTAGTCGGCGAGTGCGACCAGGTTCTGGGCTTCCTCGATCGCCGACAGCAACATGCGGGCTTCCGCTGTTTCCGGTTTCATCCTGGCCGTCCTCCCAGCCTCGATGTGCGGCGCCGCCGTGGTGTCCACCCCTGCAGGTCGAGCCTTCGCATTGCTTGTGATGAGTCGAGTGAACACCGACAGATCCGATCAGTCGATGGGCGATGCGTCCAGATCGCGGGTGCACCGTCCCTCGCTTGCATCGTGACGGTGCCGGTGGTCGGGTCCAGTTACGTTTTCGGGTTCGGCGTTCGGGGCCCGTCGATTCCCGCACCGCCGCCTACGTCCGCAGATTCGGCCGAACATCCGGACGATCGGGCTATTTCAGGAGCAGCAGGGTGAGCAACACGCACCGCTCTCCGACCCCTTATGTTTCGACATATATCAATATAGACAGAGGTCGAATCAGGAGGTAAACCCAACAGGCGAACCGATACCCGGCCGAAGACCGGGGCGGCGCCTCCAACAGGCCTCGATGCTCGTAGTCCCGCAGCGTCTTCCGCATTCACTCCGGCGCGGGCGGCGACCTCCCAGTGGTACGCATGCCGCCATTCTCAAACTCTGCGGCGAAGGCGGTGAGTTCCGCGATCCTGGGACCCGCTGCCGGTGACCGAGGGCGGGCTACCGCTTGCGTGCGGTGACGAGCAGGTACTCGGCCTCGTAGAGTGTCCGACCGGGCGCATCGGCCCGATTCCATGCGGTGAGGAACTGCAGGAAATCTCGCTCGAGATTCGCGATCCGATCCGGGTCCGCGGCATTGTGGCGGTACACGGCGATCGTCGGGCCATAGTTGCGTTTCCAGAACTCCCGGAACTCGGTCGGGTCTGCGAAGCGGTCGATCACGAGCGACTGGCGGTGCGCGTCGAGCGCGGTCACCCGGTCGCCGAACAGGTCGCGGACGTGTTGCTCGTCGCCCCACAACGGCGGCGGGGTCGCACCGCGCGGCGGGGGCGGTGCGTAGGGTCCCATGGTCTTGAACAGGTTGCCGATCAGGCCCTGCGGTGTCCAGTTGATCATCGCGATGGTGCCGCCGGGCCGGCAGACTCGCAGCATCTCGTCGGCGGTCTGCCGATGGTGCGGCGCGAACATGGCTCCGACGACCGAGATGACGGCGTCGAAGCTGTCGTCGTCGAACGCCAACGCCTCTGCGTCGGCCTCGACCCAGTCCAGCTCGACGCCGCGCTGGGCGGCGATCGCTCGCCCGGCGTCGAACAGTTCCGGTGTCAGGTCCGACGCGACGACGGTGGCGCCGCGCGCCGCGGCCGGGATCGCGGCGTTGCCGCTGCCGGCGGCGACGTCGAGCACCCGCTGGCCGGAGCGGATATCGGCTGCCTCCACGAGCACCTCGCCGAGGGTCGGGATCAGCTCGGTGGCGACGGTCGGGTAGTCGCCGGAGGCCCACAACGCCCGGTGCTTGGCCTTGAGCGCGCGGTCGGTGTCTGTATCGGTGGGAATGGTGGTCATGAAAGTGTCCTCGTACTCGATGTCGGGTGCCGGGATGTCGGCACACCTATAGACGCCGGTTGGTTCGGAAGGATGCACGCGAGGTGATCGGCATGGTCGCCTACGTGCGACTGATGCCTCGACTCGTTGCCGTGAACCGGGCCCCGCCAGCTCCCGGAGTCGCTGGCGGAGTCCTCCTCAGGAAGCCTGACTGCGCGCTGTGGCACTCGGCTGAATGCGTCAGCCGAGTGTGAGCTGGTCGCGGTGGAAGTCGAAGTGCTTGCCCGGGTATCGGTAGACCTGTTCGAGGGTCATGGTCTCGGTGAAGAACGGATCCCAGCGCACCGGGAATGCCATGCTGCGCCGCAGATTCGTCTCCGATTCCTTGGACAGGGAGCGTTGCAGTTTGGCGATGACACGGTCGCAGTGTCGGCCCATCCGGCGGCGGTTGAACACGGTCGCCGCCGCGCACGATCCGAGGTAGTTGATCTGGTGGAACACCGGTGTTCCGGCGTCCAGGGCGCGGGCGAATCCGTGGCCGATCGGGTCGGGCAGCCGGGAGAACACCCGGACCAGCACCAGGAGTCGGCGTGCCACCATGTAGCCGAACACCATGTGGAACAGCAACTGTTCGTTGGTCCAGCGGGTGCCGTTCGAGCGGCGCTCGAAGTCCTCCGGCGAGGCGTGATCGAGGAGGTCGTGCAGTGCCCGCCGGGCGCGGTCGAGGTCGGCGGCGATTGCGGCACGATCAACAGGTGGCGGCTCGGACATCATGTGCCACAGGCGGTTCGAGGGGATTATCCGGCCACTGGGGAGCGGCGTTCGAGGAAGACGGTGTCGCGCCAGATGCCATCGAGTTGGGCGATGCGTTCGCGCACTCCGATGGTGCGGAATCCGGCGGAGTGGTGCAGGGCGATGCTGGCCCGGTTCTCCGGGAAGATCGAGGTCTGCAGCGTCCACACTCCGGCCTCGTCGGCGGCGATGACCTGGGTGCGCAGCAGGGCCTTGCCGACGCCGCGACCGCGCATCCCGTCGGCGACGTAGATCGAGTTCTCGGCGACACCCTGGTAGCAGTCCCGCCCGGAGGTCGGGGTCAGCGCGGCCCAGCCGACCACGACGTCGTCGATCTCGGCGACCCACCGATGCCCGGGCAGCCACTGTGCGTCCAGGGTTTCCCGGGTGGGGACTTCGGTGGTGAAGGTGGCGGTGCGGGTGGCGATCCCCTCGCCGTAGATCCGGCGCACCGTCTCCCAGTCGCCGTCTGCCATGGGGCGGACGGTGACGTCGTCGGGGAGGTCGTCCGGGCAGCACGGGCGCGGGGTGAGCACGCCCATCACCGCGTCGGCGGCGTGCGGGAGTCTGGTGCAGCAGGACGGGTTGACCACGACGACGGTGCTGGTGCCGTTCTTTTCGGCGGTGACGAACCCGACGTCGGCGAGCTTGCGGACGTGGTGCGAGACGGTGGGCTGCCCGATCCCCAGCGCCTCGGCCAACTCACCGACGGTGATGCCCGCGGGATGGCTGGCGACCTGATGCAGCAGCCGGACTCGGGTCGGGTCGGCCAGGCAGGCGAACCACCCGGCGTAGGTGACCGCATCGTCCGGCGCCAACGCATCCACCTGATCGGCGCCGGGGGTGCGGACGGCCGGCATGTCCAGGGAAGTCATGAGTTCACTATATCGATATCCGTCGATGGTTGCATTCATCGACGGATATCGATACTCTCCAAAATCATAGGATCGATGAACATCGATGGAAGGATTTTCGAGATGAACACCATGCCCGTAGTCGTCGTAGGGGCCGGACCGGTCGGCCTGGCCGCCGCCGCACAACTGCGTGAACGCGGCCTGACGCCGCTGGTCTTCGAACGCGGTGAGAGCGCCGGTGCGGCGATCGCGGAGTGGAATCACGTGCGGCTGTTTTCCCGCTGGGGTGAACTGATCGACCCCGCCGCCCGCCGCCTGCTCGACACCACCGACTGGACCGCCCCGGACGACGACGGATACCCGACCGGCCAGGACTGGACCCGCGACTACCTGGTCCCCTTGGCGACCGCGCTCGGCGACGACATCGTGCAGCTGAACACCGAGGTGATAGGGGTGGCCGCCGCGGCCGCGACCGGGTGGTCGACGCCGGCCGCGACACCGAACCACTGTCGGTGCACCTGCGCCGATCGGACGGCACCGAGGGCCGCATCACCGCGCAGGCTGTCATCGACGCCTCCGGCACCTGGACCACCCCCAACCCTCTCGGCGGGGAGGGCCTGCCCGCCCTCGGCGAGCGCGACGCCGTCGATGTCATCGAGTACCGGGTCCCGAATCTCGCCGACCAGGCAGTGCGAGCGAGGTATGCGGGCAAGCACATCGTGATCGCCGGCAGCGGGCACTCGGCGCTGACCGCGATCGTCGCTTTGGCCGACTTGGAGGAGCAGGCGCCGGGCACCCGGATCCGTTGGGTGCTGCGCCGCGGCGACGTCGGCTCCACCTTCGGCGGCGGCGACGACGACCAGCTGCCCGCCCGCGGCGCCCTCGGCCTGCGCGCCAAGGCGGCCGTGGACGCCGGACTGCTGACGGTGGTTCCCGGATTCCGCACCGCCACCATCGAACCCGCCGACGACGGTGACCGGGTGGTGTTGGTCTCCGACACCGGTGCCCGCATCGACGACGTCGATCGGGTGGTGGTGCTCACCGGGTTCCGGCCCGATCTGTCCTGGCTGTCGGAGATCCGCCTCGGCCTCGACCCGGTGCTGCAGGCCCCGACCCAGTTGGCGCCGTTGATCGACCCGAACGTGCACTCCTGCGGCACCGTCTACCCGCACGGGGTGGCCGAGCTGTCGCATCCGGAACCGAATGTGTTCCTGGCCGGGATGAAGAGCTACGGCCGCGCCCCGACCTTCCTGGCGATGACCGGCTACGAGCAGGTCCGCTCCATCGCCGCCGTCCTCGACGGGGACCACGAGTCCGCGGCCCGCGTTGAACTCACGTTGCCCGAGACCGGGGTGTGTGGCGGGGCGGGGGTGTTCGACGACCCCGACAACACCTCGGCCGACGCCGAGGACGCCTCCGGTGGGTGTTGCCCCGCTCCGGACCTGGCGCTGATCAATCTCACCGCCCGTGCGGGCGGATAACCGATGACGGACACCAGGGCCCTGCCGCAGACCACGTCTCTCGACGGGGCCGGTCTGCGGCGGGTCCTGGCGGTGCTGTGCCTGACCGAGATCACCAGCTGGGGCATCCTGTACTACGCGTTTCCGGTGCTGTCGGTGTCCATCTCGGCGGACACCGGGTGGTCGCTGCCGGTGATCGTGGCGGCGTTCTCCCTGTCCCAGCTCGCCGCCGCCCTGACCGGCATCCCGGTCGGGCGGATCATCGACCGGATCGGCCCGCGGGCGGTGATGACCACCGGATCCGTCCTCGCCGTCCCGTCCCTGTTGGTGGTGGCGGCCGCCCCGAACCTGCCGGTGTTCTACGCCGGCTGGATCGCCGCCGGCATCGCGATGGGCGCGGTGCTGTATCCGCCGGCGTTCGCGGCGCTGACCCGCTGGTACGGCGACGGCTACGTCAAGGCGCTGATGATCCTCACCCTCGCCGCGGGGTTGGCCAGCACCGTGTTCGCCCCGCTGACCGCGGCCTTGGTGGACCGATACGACTGGCGGGCCACGTATCTCGTGCTCGCCGTCATCTTGGCGATCATCACCGTGCCCGGGCACCTGCTGGGTTTGCGTGGGCGGTGGCCGCACCCACCCGTCCCGACCGGGACGCATCCGGTCGATCACCGCGATGCCTCCCGCAGCCGCGCCTTCGCGGCCCTCGTGATCGCACTGAGCCTGGGCGCGTTCGCCGCGTTCGCTGGGGTGTTCAACCTGGTGCCTTTGCTGATCGAGCAGGGCTTCTCCCCATCCCTGGCCGCGCTTACCCTCGGTCTCGGCGGTGCGGGGCAGGTCCTCGGCCGCCTCGGCTACCTGCCGTTGGCGGCGCGCACCACCGCGCACCCGGATCGTGGTGATCCTCGCCGCCACCGCCGCGTCTACGGCGTTGCTCGGGATCGCGTCCACCACCCTCGCGTTGATCGGGGTGGCGATCGGTGCCGGGCTGATCCGCGGGATCTTCACCCTGATCCAGGCCACCGCGATCACCGACCGGTGGGGTGCCACCCATTACGGGCGCCTCAACGGTCTGATGTCCGCGCCGGTCGTCATCGTCATGGCCCTCGCCCCGTGGGCCGGGACAGCCCTGTCGTCGCTCACCGGCAGCTACGCCCACGCCTACCTCGTCCTCGCCGCCGCAGCCGTGCTCGCCGCCATGGTGGCGACCGTAAGCATGCCCCGCGTGGGCGAAAAGGGTCCAGGGCAGACGATCCCGCAAGCCAGGACGCGAACTGCCCGAGGTGACTTGACTACTCGCCGTGATCTGCAGGCGGGGCGGCGATGTTGCGGAGCCCACGGCTGTGGTCAACCATGGTCGGGCGTTTCGCAGCCGCTGTGGATTCACTCGCTTCGGCATTCTCGCCGGCGTGCGCTTCCTCGAAGATTTGCTTCTCCCAGTACGCATCCGATCGTGCCCGCGGCACCAACGGAACGCTCATGCGATGTCCCCTCGGTGTAGGACGAGAGGAGATCGCTCCACCAGTCACGTATTTCGCGCGGGTGGTGGCCTCTGTTGCCACCGTGCCGGGCCTCATCGGTGTCTTTCCTTTGTACGCCTCTGGGGTGAGGTCTGTCGCCCCCAGCGGATCAGGTCGGTGACCTGTGCGGCTCGGCTACAGGATGAGCGGGAGGCATCGCCCGGGGGCGCCCGGATGCACGTCCATTGCCTTAACGGGATATGCGGGGTAGACCTGAGGTACGGATCCACGGCAGACCAAGGTCGAATCGGAAGAGAAGATTCCACCTCTCGGTCGTGGCACCCAGCACGAGTTGTAGGCACCCACGCATAAGCACGGCCCACTAACTGGGCTCAGCGCGGTGGGCCTGCGTCAGGACGAGGGGGTTCTCTGACGCCGAGGCCGCATTTCACCCCGCGCAACCATGCAGCTTGGTAACCAGA
This genomic interval carries:
- a CDS encoding helix-turn-helix domain-containing GNAT family N-acetyltransferase, coding for MTSLDMPAVRTPGADQVDALAPDDAVTYAGWFACLADPTRVRLLHQVASHPAGITVGELAEALGIGQPTVSHHVRKLADVGFVTAEKNGTSTVVVVNPSCCTRLPHAADAVMGVLTPRPCCPDDLPDDVTVRPMADGDWETVRRIYGEGIATRTATFTTEVPTRETLDAQWLPGHRWVAEIDDVVVGWAALTPTSGRDCYQGVAENSIYVADGMRGRGVGKALLRTQVIAADEAGVWTLQTSIFPENRASIALHHSAGFRTIGVRERIAQLDGIWRDTVFLERRSPVAG
- a CDS encoding class I SAM-dependent methyltransferase, with translation MTTIPTDTDTDRALKAKHRALWASGDYPTVATELIPTLGEVLVEAADIRSGQRVLDVAAGSGNAAIPAAARGATVVASDLTPELFDAGRAIAAQRGVELDWVEADAEALAFDDDSFDAVISVVGAMFAPHHRQTADEMLRVCRPGGTIAMINWTPQGLIGNLFKTMGPYAPPPPRGATPPPLWGDEQHVRDLFGDRVTALDAHRQSLVIDRFADPTEFREFWKRNYGPTIAVYRHNAADPDRIANLERDFLQFLTAWNRADAPGRTLYEAEYLLVTARKR
- a CDS encoding helix-turn-helix domain-containing protein, coding for MTAQALDQQTYLPHEGGELAKVYSFLDAHEQRSGGTMQPRYLLVGANEHDQVELPADVHAALKQVVTALQAGRAVTIAPRTTLLTTQQAADVLGVSRPTVRRLIDAGDLPAEKVGNRHRLLLSDVLAYQQQRRTRQYEMLADTGVEISDENDPAEVARQLKSARKAIAERRRARSADR
- a CDS encoding PIN domain-containing protein, which codes for MFAVVLDTCVLWPSLERDFLLSMAAEGLYRPLWSQVILDELEYHEARKQHERGASRADAEAAALRLVTTMRNAFDDALVTEWEGLDGTFGLPDPDDEHVVAAALVGGAGAIVTENRKDFPSDRVPRHIQVLSAAQFAADTVSVSPAAARRAIEELADRYNRPPMSVEQILDVLVSRYGMNEAVELLRDRM
- a CDS encoding DinB family protein → MSEPPPVDRAAIAADLDRARRALHDLLDHASPEDFERRSNGTRWTNEQLLFHMVFGYMVARRLLVLVRVFSRLPDPIGHGFARALDAGTPVFHQINYLGSCAAATVFNRRRMGRHCDRVIAKLQRSLSKESETNLRRSMAFPVRWDPFFTETMTLEQVYRYPGKHFDFHRDQLTLG
- a CDS encoding ATP-dependent nuclease; the encoded protein is MKITTLRLSNFQSFGPAPTTIDLADLTYVLGPNGAGKTAVLEALSRLFSPVAPQRTIRLSDFHVPGVRSIAESQDEAPVLWIEVDLEFPEADTDGQHASVPPHFSHMAIDTEDGVPRIRVRLTAVLAPDDVIDEKIEYVLHADEFGEPDTRAAMSRYDRSHIEVHYLHARRDPTDHISYTTTSLIGRTLRAVDWTAERATLTDLTGQITRALTTNSAVASVGVHLTQQWQGLHTGAFFADPSIAFGRGELDGVLRQLTVTFAPSHDGAHLPFERLSDGQKSLLYISLVLSWQALARRVLAGEETSLDPDKLRPPVHTVIALEEPENSLAPQYLGRIIRQLRAACGEGDVQALVATHAPTMLRRVDPETICFLRLDQNRQTVVHRIELPADDEDAAKYVREAVEAYPELYFSRLVVLGEGASEHVVLPRVLAAAGIAEDDASVSVVPLGGRHVNHFWRLLNELQIPHVTLLDLDSGRYQGGWGRIRNALNQVNKVHPDSYTKAQVDALPKWDDDVDYPMVHDPNFGGGGPVLSLERRGVFFSNPVDLDLLMLDAFPDAYGVNPLEPDDETIVAVLGKAHSHEERLGKDVLALFDDYHAKFDLKSKPATHLAALSTLEDKELMDGLPDVLSRLIDHLRAMLAELPE
- a CDS encoding Lrp/AsnC family transcriptional regulator encodes the protein MPAVHGARHRTSLVTDIHLEASDWRLDALSRGQALAVGRIEPPAPTVPTSVSAVDTALIDPLAHDGRLGFAELARLTRRNPATVRRQFARLAGSRIMKFRCEISQESSRWPISCTWFCRVRPDHASETAGLLQSIPEMRGCFSTTGESNFMFIVWARSVKDLLRIEKKVAEAQPSLRFLDSAVAFATPKRIGWLLDRSGCTTGDVVIPAF
- a CDS encoding PfkB family carbohydrate kinase, translated to MTTTSTARRDIAVVGESLIDITLNADGNCRERVGGNPAALARSLGRLGIVTTLLTTFGADPHGRTINHELTRCGVRIVQAGHRATRTSTVTAHPDRPGAPTVDLCWELVHTDVPSCGHLHVGSIAVVRAPGADDVARLVSRQTPDTTISYDVNVRPSAMGPRHISIARIDEMISRSDVVKLSDADLAWLRPGERHGDAIRWLMSRGPAIVVVTHGSAGATGYTRSGSVRVRGHRVDVAHGDEIVGRNRRPSWFPRDRPKDCEFVHCLVNVTTRSRGLQQDRTAVVRPARPRTGAYSNVSKGVTLCSERRRRDDRAGS